The Novosphingobium sp. Gsoil 351 genome contains the following window.
CTCGTAGATGCTCGCCGCGGCGGCGAAGCCGACCGCGGTGTGGCCCGAGGGGAAGCTGCGGTTGTTGCTGCCGTCCGGCCGACGCTCGGGGAAGAGCTCCTTGAGCCCGGTGGCGGTCAGCCCCGCCGCCCCTTCCGATCCCGCCGCCTGGAGCGCGCCCGCCCCGTCGCCGTGGACCGCGGGCAGACCGATCGCCAGCGCGGTCAGGGCCAGCACCCCGACGTCGCTGGCGGTCGCCCAATCGTGGTCGGAAGCCTGCGCCGGGGTGACGGCGGCGAGCGCGATGGCGGAAGCGGCGACGGCTAGCGGAAGACGGCGATTCATGACGAGCTCCTCTGCCGCGAATGACGCCGCGCCCACCTCATAACCACAGCGGCCGTGCGACGGAAGCCGATGCAAAGGGGGCCGGGAAGGTTTCCCTTCCCGGCCCCCGAATAACGCACCGAAATCAGGCGATCAGACGCCCGCGACCTCGGCAGTGTCGATCTTTAGCCCCGGGCCCATCGACGAGCTCAGCGCGACCTTGCGGACGTACTTACCCTTGGCCCCGGCAGGCTTGGCCTTGACGATCGCATCGACGAACGCAGCGAAGTTGGCCTTGAGCGCATCGTCGGAGAACGACAGCTTGCCGATCCCCGAATGGATGATCCCGGCCTTCTCGACGCGGAACTCGATCTGCCCGCCCTTGGCGGCCTTGACCGCTTCGGCGACGTTCGGCGTGACGGTGCCCAGCTTGGGGTTGGGCATCAGGCCCTTGGGGCCCAGCAGCTTGCCCAGCCGACCGACGACGCCCATCATGTCGGGCGTGGCGATGACCCGGCCATAGTCGACGTTGCCGGCCTGCATGTCTTCCATCAGGTCTTCGGCGCCGACCTTGTCGGCTCCCGCCGCCAGCGCCTGCTCGGCCTTGTCGCCGCGCGCGAACACCGCGACCTTGACGGTCTTGCCGGTGCCCGAGGGCAGCGTCACCATGCCGCGGACCATCTGGTCGGCGTGGCGCGGATCGACGCCCAGGTTGAGCGCGACTTCGAGCGTCTCGTCAAACTTGGCCCTGGCCAGCTCGCGCAGCGTCTTGAGCGCCTCGTCGACGCCGTAGAGCTTCTGGTTGTCGCCGAGCTTGGCGGACAGCGCTTTCGCTTTCTTGGTTGGCTTGGCCATGTCGTCAGCCCTCCACAACTTCGAGGCCCATCGCGCGCGCGGAGCCTTCGATGATCTTGGTCGCCGCGTCGATGTCATGCGCGTTCAAGTCCGCCATCTTGACTTGCGCGATCTCGGACAGCTGCGAGCGCTTGATCTTGCCCGCGCTGACCTTGCCCGGCTCCTTCGAGCCCGACTTGAGGCCCGCGGCCTTCTTGATCAGGTAGGTCGCCGGGGGGGTCTTGGTCACGAAGGTGAACGACTTGTCGGCGTAGACGGTGATGATCGTGGGCAGCGGGGTGGTCTTCTCGACTTCCTGCGTGGCAGCGTTGAACTGCTTGCAGAACTCCATGATGTTGACCCCGCGCTGGCCGAGCGCGGGCCCGATCGGCGGCGACGGATTGGCGGCGCCCGCGGGCACCTGCAGCTTGATGTAACCGGTAATCTTCTTGGCCACGGATGGCCTCCTTTCTTCCTGTTGGCGCCGGGTGTTTCACCGGGAAGCCTCAGAGTGAGCGGTCAGGCAGACGGCGTGGGCCGTCCTCCCGCGGGGAATCGCCGGGGGCGGACCCTTCGGCGAAGGCGCGCGCCTAGGCGATGCCGGACCGAAACGCAATCCCGCTTGAAATGTAGGAAAACGTGGCAGAGATGGTGGCGGGCATGGCCGCCGCCCGCCCCTTCACCCGTGCCCAGGCGCTCGAGAACGCGGCCTTCCTGCACGAGCTCGCCCGCACCGGCAACGCGCGCGAGGCCGCCCGCCGGCTCGGCGCGCACCGCGCCCGGTTCACCAAACGCCGGCGCCGCCCATCCGGCGTTCGCCGCGCGCTGGGACGCCGCGCTGGCGCTGGCCCACGCCGCGCTCGCCGCCCGCGCCGGTCCAGCGGCTGCGCCCTCGCCTCACCCAATGCCGCACATCGTCCGGATCGCCGGGGGCCGGCTGCAGCTCCGCCGCGCCTTGCCCGGAGCGATCGACGGCGCCGCGCGGCAGCGCTTCCTCGCCGCACTTAGCGCCACCGCCAATGTCCGCCTGGCCGCCAAGGCCGCGGGCTTCAGCCACGCCGCGTTCTATCATCACAAGCGGCGCGATCCGGCGTTCGCGCGCGAATGGCGACTGGCGCTGGCCGCGGGATACGATGCGCTGGAAACCGCGCTGCTCGCCGGTTGGTCGCACGAAGCGTACGAATACGATCATTGGCGCCACAACGCGCCGGTGCCGATCCCGCCGATGACCGCCAACCAGGCGCTCCAGGCGCTCTATCTGCACCAGAAGGAAGCCCGGCTGCTGGCCGAACCGGACGCCCTGCGCCGCCGCCGCGGCGAGAGCTCGGCGGCGTATTCGGGCCGCATGGCATTGGTCCACGAAGCGCGGATTGAACAGGACCGCGAGCAGTTCCGCATAGCCCAGGCCGCCCGCGCGCGCGCGCCGGGCCCCACCCCGCGCCGCACGAGCCCGAACCGCCGGTGCTGCCCGACCTGGCCCAGGTGACCGGCTGGTCGAAAGCAGCGGGAAAGCCGCCGCTCGACGCGAGCCTGGCGCTGTTCGGCGGGTGGCGTCTCGCCGATTGACGAAAGGATTGATCGAGGAGTGGAGAGGGGCGGCTCACCCCCGTCCGCTTATGCCGACTCCCTCCCCGCTCAAGTCGAGCGAAGTCGAGACATTCCGCGCAAGGCCCCGTCGTCGCGCGCGGTGTCTCGACGGGCGCCCGCTGCGCGGGCTGCTCGACACGAGCGGAATTCAGGCGGTGCGGTTCTGGAAGCGGAAGATGCCGACGATCTCGATCGCATCGCGGCGCACGTGATAGGCGATCTTGAACTTGTAGCGCCGGGTCAGCTTGCGCCTCAATCCGCGTCGGCCAAAAGCTTGAGCCGAGTATGGGTTTTCTTGAAGCAACGATTGCACTCTCGATGTCGGCTCGAACCCGCAAAGCGACATCCGGATCGATATTTTCGTAGTAGCCGGCAATCGCCCGCAAATCCTCTAACGCCGTTGAACGATAGCGGACGTTTTTCAACGAGGTTTTCAGGCCCTGTCGAAGCGTCGGAAGACTGCTTCTACTTCTGCCGGATCCGCATACTGGGGATCGGGGTCGGCCATCCGCCGATCGAGTTCGGCAAGTTCGTCTGGGGTAAACCCAAACTCGGGATCATCGGAATCCATGATCGCAGCGAGAATCTCATCGATCTCGGCACGCCGTTCATCGGGCAGCGCTTCCGCGAAAGCGACGAATTTCTCGAGGATGCTCATCTCGCGAGCATAGCACCAAGCAAACCGGCGGCCAAACCCGTCCGGCGGGCAATCCTACTTCGCCAGCTCGACCTCTTCGAAGCCCAGTTCCACCGGGGTCGCGCGGCCGAAGATCGAGACGCTGACCTTGACCCGGTTCTTGTCGAAATCGAGCTCTTCGACGGTGCCGTTGAAGCTGGCGAACGGGCCCGCGTTGACCTTTACCGAATCGCCGATCTCGTAATCGACGTGGACCTGCTTGCGCGGTTCGGCGGCCGCCTGTTCGCGCGCACCGAAATAGCGCGCGGCCTCGCGCTCGCTGATCGGCTGGGGCTTGCCGTTGGGGCCGAGGAAGCCGGTGACCTTGGGGGTGTTCTTGACGAGGTGGTAGACATCGTCGCTGAGCATCAGCTTGGCGAGCACGTAGCCCGGCATGAACTTGCGCTCGACCTGGACCTTCTTGCCGCGCTTGACCTCGGTGATGGTTTCGGTCGGCACTTCGACCTGCTCGACCAGCTGCCCCAGCCCCATCCGTTCGGCTTCCGAAAGAATGGCGTCGCGAACCTTGTTCTCGAAACCGGAGTAGGCGTGGATGATATACCAGCGGTGCATGGGAAACCTTCGTGCGGGACGGGATCAGGCGCCAGAATCAGTCGAGCGGATCAGGCAAGCGAGAGCAGCTGGCTGACGATCCAGCCGAACAGCGAATCGATGCCGAGGAAGAACACCGCGAGGAGCACCATCATCACCCCGACCATGATCGCGGTGGTGACGGTTTCCTGGCGGCTCGGCCAGACGACCTTGCGCGCCTCGGCCTGGACCTGGCGCATGAATTCACCGGGACTGGTCTTGGCCATCGCGACTCGCTTCCTCGCAGTTTGCGCGTCTCGCGCCATCGGCTCCCGCGCCGCCGCGGGCGCCCCATGATGGGAGTGCCGCGAACAGGCTGAAGTTCTCCGATGTCGGAAGACAGGGGCGCCATTACAAGCGTGGGCCGCGGATGGCAAGGCTTGGCTGGCGCGCGGCAGGGGCACGCGCGCACGGCAACCGTCCAACGGCGTGCGTTCAGGCGGCGGCGGCCAGGCCGTCGCGCCAGACGCCGTCCCAATCGCCGGGCGGCGGCACTGCGGAGAGCGCGCGGGCGCGGGCGAGCATAAGTTGCGCGGGGCGGTCGTCGGGGTTGAGTTCCACAGCGCGCGCGAAGGCCGCCAGCGCATCGTCCCAGCGCCCGGCGGCCAGGGCCGCGCGGCCCTCGGCATAGGCCGCATGGCCGGCCGGGTCGGCGGTGCTGCGCGCCAGCACCTCGAACACCGTCTCGGGCCGCTTGCGCCCGCGCACCGCGATCAGATCGATCTCGCGCATCGGCTGGTCGGTCGTCACCGCCTTGGCCGTGGCCTCGTCGATCAGCATCTCCACGCCATAGGCCTTGGTCAGATCCTGAAGCCGCGCGGCCAGGTTCACGCTGTCGCCGATCACGGTATAGTCCATCCGCTTGGGGCTGCCGATCGTGCCCGCCACGACCTCGCCGGTGGCGATGCCCACCCCCAGGCGCAGCGGCGCCGCGCCGCGTGTCTCGCGGTTGCGGTTGATCGCATCGAGCATCCGCAGCATCTCGAGCCCCGCGGCGAAGGCGTTGTCGGGGTCGCGCTCGCTCGACAAGGGCGCGCCGAACACCGCCATCACCGCATCGCCGATATACTTGTCGAGCACGCCGCCGTTGCCCGAGACCGCCTCGTACAGTTCGGTGAACAGTTCGTTGAGCGTCTCGACCGTCTCGCGCGCGGTCAGTTCCTCGGCCATCGTGGTGAAGCCGCGGATGTCGGCGAACAGCACGCTGGCCTGGCAGGCGGTGCCGAACAGCGAATCGTCGTCGCGGCCGAGCACCTGGTCGACCACCTCCTGGGTCATGAACCGGCGCATCGCGCCTTGCAGCCGCTTGCCCTCGGAAATGTCCTCGATCACCAGCAGCACCCCGACCCGGCCGGTCTCGCCTTCGAGCGGGGTGATCGAGAGATTGACCGACGATGGCCGCTCACCGCCGGCGGTGAATTCGATGTCGAGCAGCAGCTTGGGTTCGCCGCGGTCGGCGACAGCGGCGATCTCGTCGACCAGCCGGGGGTTGAAGCGCGGCAGCACCGAGCGCGCGTCGAGCCCGGCGAGCAAGGTCGCCGAGGCGCCCAGGATCTGGGCCGCGGCGGCGTTGAGCTTGGTGATCTTCCAGTCCAGATCGAGCGCGATGACCCCGCCCGACATCGAGCGCAGGATCGATTCGTCGAAGCTGCGCGCCGCGACCGATTCGCTGAACAGCCGGGCGTTGTCGATCGCCACAGCGGCCTGCGCCCCGAACGCGCCGACCCGGGCGGCGTCGTCGGGCGAAAAGGCTTCGCCATCCTCGCGATTGAGCGCCTGCATCACCCCGATCCGGCTGCCGTCGCGCGAGGTGATCGGGACGGTCAGCACGCTTCGGGTGCGATAGCCGGTCGCCTCGTCCACCGATCGGTTGAACCGCTCGTCCTCGTAGGCGTCGGGAATGTTCAGGGTCTGGCCGGTCGCATAGACGTAGCCGGCGAGCCCGCGCCCGGCATCGAGCTTGAGCGGTCCGCCTTCGACGCCTTCGGCGACCAGCGAGGTCAGCGCCCGGTCGGAATCCTGCTTGAGGAACAGCGAACTGCGGTCGGCGCGGGTGATCTTGCTCGACACCGCGACGATCTTGCGCAGCAGGCTGTCGAGCTCGAGGTCGGAGGTGATCGCGGTGTTGACCTCGAGCAGGTTGCGCAAGTCGTCGTTATCCTGTTCGGAGCGCGCGACCGACAGCGACCAGCGTTCGGCCAGGATCACGACCTGCGAATAGAGCAGCATGACCGCGCCGAGCGCAGTGAATTCGTAGCTGCGCAGCTCGTCGAGGGTCGAGATCGCGGTCCAGACCAGCGCCATGATCACGAACGAGCCGACGAACAGCGCCATTCCGATCAGTTGCACGATCGCCCCGTCGCGGCGGCGCAGCGCCGCCAGCGCGATCACCCCCATCACGTAGACCTGCGAGGCGACGCCGGTCGGCAGGAACACGTTGCGCCCGATCTTGGAGGCGAGCAGCGTGTTGCCCAGCGTGAACATCACCGCCTGGACGGCCACGATGCTCAGGAAGAACACCACGAAGGCGCGCACGACCAGCGGCGAGCTTTCGCGCCGGTAGAGCTCGTGGACATAAAGCAGGAAGAACATGCCCGCCAACGGCGCGGTCAGGTACTGGAACCCCATCACCTGCTGGAACCGCAGCGCCGGGAACTGCATCATCAGGATGTCGTCGAACGCCAGAACCAGCATCGAGGGCAGGTAGGCCAGGCTGGCGAGCCCGAAGAACAGCGAGGCGCGGTCGCTCGGGCGGTAGAAGAAGGTGATCAGCGACAGCGCCGCGACGAGCGTCAGCGACGCCGCGTAGAGCGCGGTCCGGCTCCACTTGGTCGCGATCCAGTCCTGCATCGGTTCGGCCAGGCCGAGCACCGGAACCTGCTCGAGCCCGTTGTCCCAGTGGAGCCACACCGCCAGGTCGATCGCCAGGTTCAGCGGTCCGCCCCTGTGGTCGAACGTGATCAGATGGGCGCGGTGGACATAGCGGGTGGCGGCGGCGCTATCGCCAAGCACGCCGCGTTGCGATACCTGCCGCCCGTCCAGCGTGATCCGCGAGGCCGCGTAGATCGCCGGGACGTGGAGCACGTAGCGGCCCGGAACCAGGCCGCGCAACTGGAGCGAATAGCGCGCCCGGCCCTGCTGCGGCAGCGTGGTGCCGGCGATGTTGAGGCCTTCCCACAGCCCCGGCGCATCGGCCCAGCCGCTGGTCCCCGGCGCCGGTCCGGGGCCGCCGAGCCAGGTCAGCCGCCATTGGCCGTTGAGCTCGATCGGGCGGACCAGCGGGCCATGGGTGGTGAGATCGAGGACGCCGTGCTCGACCCGGCCCGCGCGCGGATCGAGCGAATCGCGGAAGTAGGGCGCGACCATCAGCAGGATCCCGACCAGCGCGCCGAGCCCGATCAGCAGCCGGCGGCGCGGCGATGTCGCGCTCAGCCACGATTCCCTGCGTTTGGCGACGCCTGTGGTGATCCCGCCAACCCCTCAATCCGGCGGCGATGCCGGAGCCTGACGACCAGCTTAGCCGATGCCGGACCGAGCGTCCACGCGAAGGGAAGTGGCAGGAGTGGAGGGACTCGAACCCACGGCCCTCGGTTTTGGAGACCGATGCTCTACCAACTGAGCTACACTCCTAAGCCCCACCCCCCTACCCACCATGCGCGGCAATGACAACCTAGGCGATGACAGGCGGGCAGCGGACAGGCACAATGCCGACCTCACCATGCACGCGCCCGCCGCCTCGCCGATCGATCCCGAGTTGCTGCTGAGCGCGTATCGCGCGGGCATCTTCCCGATGGCCGACGCGCGCGACGATCCCGAGGTATTCTGGGTCGAGCCGCGGATGCGCGCGATCCTGCCATTGGATGGCTTCCGCATGTCAGCCTCGCTCGCCCGGACATTGCGCCGCGAACGCTTCCAGGTGACCTGCAACGCCGCGTTCGATGGCGTGATCGACGCCTGCGCCGCGGCACGCGAAGGACGCAGCGAAACCTGGATCAGCGGGCGGATCGCGGCGAGCTATCGCGAGCTGCACCGGCTCGGCTGGGCGCATTCCATCGAGTGCTGGAAGCAAGGCGAGCTGGTCGGTGGTCTCTACGGGGTCGGCTTCGACCGGGTGTTCTGCGGCGAAAGCATGTTCAGCAGCCAGCGCGATGCGTCGAAGGTGGCGCTGGCGTGGCTGGTAGCGGCACTGCGCCGCGCTGGTGCCGCGCTGCTCGACTGTCAATTCATGACCGATCATCTCGCCTCGCTCGGCGCGGTCGAGATCGACCAGCAGGACTACCTCGCGCGGTTGCGCGCGGCTCAGGTCGGCGTGGGGGCCGGGCTTGGCGCTATGCTCGGGGTAGCGGAGGGCGAGGAATCGGGCGGAGCCGCCGGGCTCGATTTGCCCGCGGGCTTTGCCGCGCTGCTCGCCGACACCCCCTCGGCCGCTTTTGCCGCACCGGGCGTCGCCTCGTCGCCGGGGAAGCGCATTGCGCAGTCCTTGACCCAGACATCGTAGACCGGGTGCTCCACGACGTTGAGCGAGGGCGCGTTACGGAAAAGCCAGCCCGAGAATACCTTGCGCCAGGCTAACTTGTCGCGGACCGTGGCGCGCTCCTCGACGAACACCTGAACGAACGCGCCGGTTTCGGGCGGGTCTTCCCACGGCGCGGTCTTCTCGCACGCCGCCAGCTTGACGATTACATTGTCGATACGCAGCGATTCGCCAGGCTTGAGCTTGATGTCGCGGGTCAGGTTGTTGCGCTTGTTGAGCAGACCGATCGTCGCGACGCGCTCGGCGAGCGGGGTAACGCCCTTTTCATCGACCATTTTCGCCGCGCCCGCGGGTTTGGCCGAACCCGTCTGGCTCACTTCGGGAGGTAGATCGGGCTCGTCCTTCCCGCACCCCGCCAGCGTCATGGCGAGCAGCGGCAGCGCGACAAGAAGGGGGCTGGGGCGTGCGAACATCGGTGCGGGCTCAGTCGCCCGGGGACCAGGCTTCATAGTCGCCCGTCGCCGCCGCGCGCTTCCCGCCGCGCTCGAGCGCACCTGCAGGTCGATAGGCCGCCGCGGTCCCGGTGGCGTTGGGGGTGTAGTCGACCTCCCAAATCCGCGCTGGAGGCAGGTTGCTCTCGGGCACCCCCTCGAAAGAGCCGTGGAGCCAACCGTGCCATTCAGGTGGCACTCGGCTCGAATCGTTGGCACCGCTGTACATCACCCAGCGGCGCTCGCGCCCGTCCGGCAGTTTCTTGGCTGCGCGGAAATAGGCGTTGCCCTGTGCGTCGGTGCCTACCTTTTCGCCATGGCGCCAGCTGTTCAGCGCGGTGCCTATCGTCGCGCCGTCCCACCAGGTGAAGATTTTCGAGAGGATACCCATCGCGAACCGCCGTTAGAGGATTTGGTCGGTCGAGGGCAAGCTACCACTCGACCCGATCGCCGATCGCCAGCCCGAGCTGGGCGGCGCGGCCGCCGTTGAGTTCCAGGATGGCCACGACGGGACCTTGCGAGCTGATCGGAGCCAGCGAGTAGGGTACCGCATCTGGAGCGATGCTCTCGATCCGGCGGTCGGGGCCGACGAACACCATGTCCAGCGGAATCACGGTATTCTTCATCCAGAAACTTGCGCGTTGCGGCGGGCGATCGACGAAGATCATCCCCTCGTCGGCACCCATTGAGGTGCGGAACATCAGCCCC
Protein-coding sequences here:
- a CDS encoding NADH:ubiquinone oxidoreductase subunit NDUFA12, whose protein sequence is MGILSKIFTWWDGATIGTALNSWRHGEKVGTDAQGNAYFRAAKKLPDGRERRWVMYSGANDSSRVPPEWHGWLHGSFEGVPESNLPPARIWEVDYTPNATGTAAAYRPAGALERGGKRAAATGDYEAWSPGD
- the rplA gene encoding 50S ribosomal protein L1, producing the protein MAKPTKKAKALSAKLGDNQKLYGVDEALKTLRELARAKFDETLEVALNLGVDPRHADQMVRGMVTLPSGTGKTVKVAVFARGDKAEQALAAGADKVGAEDLMEDMQAGNVDYGRVIATPDMMGVVGRLGKLLGPKGLMPNPKLGTVTPNVAEAVKAAKGGQIEFRVEKAGIIHSGIGKLSFSDDALKANFAAFVDAIVKAKPAGAKGKYVRKVALSSSMGPGLKIDTAEVAGV
- a CDS encoding adenylate/guanylate cyclase domain-containing protein translates to MVAPYFRDSLDPRAGRVEHGVLDLTTHGPLVRPIELNGQWRLTWLGGPGPAPGTSGWADAPGLWEGLNIAGTTLPQQGRARYSLQLRGLVPGRYVLHVPAIYAASRITLDGRQVSQRGVLGDSAAATRYVHRAHLITFDHRGGPLNLAIDLAVWLHWDNGLEQVPVLGLAEPMQDWIATKWSRTALYAASLTLVAALSLITFFYRPSDRASLFFGLASLAYLPSMLVLAFDDILMMQFPALRFQQVMGFQYLTAPLAGMFFLLYVHELYRRESSPLVVRAFVVFFLSIVAVQAVMFTLGNTLLASKIGRNVFLPTGVASQVYVMGVIALAALRRRDGAIVQLIGMALFVGSFVIMALVWTAISTLDELRSYEFTALGAVMLLYSQVVILAERWSLSVARSEQDNDDLRNLLEVNTAITSDLELDSLLRKIVAVSSKITRADRSSLFLKQDSDRALTSLVAEGVEGGPLKLDAGRGLAGYVYATGQTLNIPDAYEDERFNRSVDEATGYRTRSVLTVPITSRDGSRIGVMQALNREDGEAFSPDDAARVGAFGAQAAVAIDNARLFSESVAARSFDESILRSMSGGVIALDLDWKITKLNAAAAQILGASATLLAGLDARSVLPRFNPRLVDEIAAVADRGEPKLLLDIEFTAGGERPSSVNLSITPLEGETGRVGVLLVIEDISEGKRLQGAMRRFMTQEVVDQVLGRDDDSLFGTACQASVLFADIRGFTTMAEELTARETVETLNELFTELYEAVSGNGGVLDKYIGDAVMAVFGAPLSSERDPDNAFAAGLEMLRMLDAINRNRETRGAAPLRLGVGIATGEVVAGTIGSPKRMDYTVIGDSVNLAARLQDLTKAYGVEMLIDEATAKAVTTDQPMREIDLIAVRGRKRPETVFEVLARSTADPAGHAAYAEGRAALAAGRWDDALAAFARAVELNPDDRPAQLMLARARALSAVPPPGDWDGVWRDGLAAAA
- the aat gene encoding leucyl/phenylalanyl-tRNA--protein transferase, whose translation is MHAPAASPIDPELLLSAYRAGIFPMADARDDPEVFWVEPRMRAILPLDGFRMSASLARTLRRERFQVTCNAAFDGVIDACAAAREGRSETWISGRIAASYRELHRLGWAHSIECWKQGELVGGLYGVGFDRVFCGESMFSSQRDASKVALAWLVAALRRAGAALLDCQFMTDHLASLGAVEIDQQDYLARLRAAQVGVGAGLGAMLGVAEGEESGGAAGLDLPAGFAALLADTPSAAFAAPGVASSPGKRIAQSLTQTS
- the nusG gene encoding transcription termination/antitermination protein NusG, whose protein sequence is MHRWYIIHAYSGFENKVRDAILSEAERMGLGQLVEQVEVPTETITEVKRGKKVQVERKFMPGYVLAKLMLSDDVYHLVKNTPKVTGFLGPNGKPQPISEREAARYFGAREQAAAEPRKQVHVDYEIGDSVKVNAGPFASFNGTVEELDFDKNRVKVSVSIFGRATPVELGFEEVELAK
- a CDS encoding DUF192 domain-containing protein, with amino-acid sequence MSVRVVFYAVLAALAACSPMSADAGQKAAASAPVRHPISGLEVVPLSIASANGRHEFRVEIARTDTEWEKGLMFRTSMGADEGMIFVDRPPQRASFWMKNTVIPLDMVFVGPDRRIESIAPDAVPYSLAPISSQGPVVAILELNGGRAAQLGLAIGDRVEW
- the secE gene encoding preprotein translocase subunit SecE gives rise to the protein MAKTSPGEFMRQVQAEARKVVWPSRQETVTTAIMVGVMMVLLAVFFLGIDSLFGWIVSQLLSLA
- the rplK gene encoding 50S ribosomal protein L11, giving the protein MAKKITGYIKLQVPAGAANPSPPIGPALGQRGVNIMEFCKQFNAATQEVEKTTPLPTIITVYADKSFTFVTKTPPATYLIKKAAGLKSGSKEPGKVSAGKIKRSQLSEIAQVKMADLNAHDIDAATKIIEGSARAMGLEVVEG
- a CDS encoding phosphatase PAP2 family protein, with product MNRRLPLAVAASAIALAAVTPAQASDHDWATASDVGVLALTALAIGLPAVHGDGAGALQAAGSEGAAGLTATGLKELFPERRPDGSNNRSFPSGHTAVGFAAAASIYEREGPGIGIPAFAAASFVGLARVEADKHHWYDCAVGAGIGTAAGLLITNKHHPRSAMVVPWGDAHGGGVSMAMAF